A region of Triplophysa dalaica isolate WHDGS20190420 chromosome 18, ASM1584641v1, whole genome shotgun sequence DNA encodes the following proteins:
- the tuba5 gene encoding tubulin alpha 5, protein MRECISVHVGQAGVQIGNACWELYCLEHGIQPDGNMPSDKTIGRADDSFNTFFSETGSGKHVPRAIFVDLEPSVIDEVRSGTYKQLFHPEQLISGKEDAANNYARGHYTVGKEIIDAVLERVRKLSDQCTGLQGFLIFHSFGGGTGSGFTSLLMERLSVDYGKKSKLEFAIYPAPQISTAVVEPYNSILTTHTTLEHSDCAFMVDNEAIYDICRRNLDIERPSYTNLNRLIGQIVSSITASLRFDGALNVDLTEFQTNLVPYPRIHFPLVTYSPIISAEKAYHEQLSVSEITSACFEPSNQMVKCDPRHGKYMACCMLYRGDVVPKDVNAAIANIKTKRSIQFVDWCPTGFKVGINYQPPTVVPGGDLAKVQRAVCMLSNTTAIAEAWARLDHKFDLMYAKRAFVHWYVGEGMEEGEFSEAREDLAALEKDYEEVGADSVEDEEEGEEY, encoded by the exons ATG CGTGAGTGCATCTCTGTCCACGTGGGCCAGGCAGGAGTACAGATtggcaatgcatgctgggagttgTATTGCCTGGAACATGGCATCCAGCCTGATGGTAATATGCCAAGTGATAAGACCATTGGTCGTGCCGATGACTCCTTCAACACATTCTTCAGTGAGACCGGATCTGGAAAGCATGTGCCACGAGCTATTTTTGTAGATCTGGAACCTTCTGTCATTG ATGAGGTGAGGTCAGGAACCTACAAACAGCTGTTTCATCCCGAACAACTGATTTCTGGGAAGGAGGATGCAGCAAATAACTATGCCCGGGGCCACTATACTGTCGGCAAGGAGATCATTGATGCAGTGCTTGAGCGTGTCCGCAAACTG TCGGACCAGTGTACTGGTCTTCAGGGTTTCCTGATTTTCCACAGTTTTGGTGGAGGCACGGGCTCTGGTTTCACATCTCTTCTGATGGAACGTCTCTCTGTTGACTATGGAAAGAAGTCCAAGCTTGAGTTTGCGATCTATCCAGCGCCTCAGATCTCCACTGCTGTGGTCGAGCCATATAACTCCATCCTGACAACCCACACCACCCTAGAACACTCCGACTGTGCCTTCATGGTAGATAATGAGGCCATCTACGATATCTGCCGTCGAAACCTCGATATCGAGCGACCCAGCTACACCAATTTGAACCGGCTCATCGGTCAGATCGTCTCTTCAATCACCgcttctctgcgatttgatggAGCCCTGAACGTTGACCTAACAGAGTTCCAGACCAATCTGGTGCCATATCCCAGAATTCACTTCCCACTTGTCACATACTCGCCCATCATCTCCGCTGAGAAGGCCTACCATGAGCAGCTGTCTGTGTCTGAGATAACCAGCGCCTGCTTTGAGCCATCCAATCAGATGGTGAAGTGTGACCCCCGACATGGAAAGTACATGGCCTGCTGTATGCTGTATCGTGGGGATGTCGTACCCAAAGATGTGAATGCTGCCATTGCCAACATCAAGACAAAACGGTCTATCCAGTTTGTGGACTGGTGCCCAACTGGATTTAAG GTTGGCATCAATTATCAGCCACCTACAGTGGTGCCTGGTGGAGACTTGGCCAAAGTACAGAGAGCTGTGTGCATGCTGAGCAACACTACAGCCATTGCTGAGGCCTGGGCCCGTCTGGACCACAAGTTTGATCTTATGTATGCCAAGCGCGCCTTCGTACACTGGTACGTTGGAGAGGGTATGGAAGAGGGAGAGTTTTCCGAGGCCAGAGAAGATCTTGCTGCTCTGGAGAAAGATTATGAGGAGGTTGGTGCAGACTCTGTGGAGGACGAGGAGGAGGGAGAGGAGTATTAA